The Actinomycetota bacterium genome contains a region encoding:
- the amrA gene encoding AmmeMemoRadiSam system protein A has product MPIVIGCLMPHPPIIIPEIGRDNIDRVSSTMRAMDTICAAVARANPETLVFISPHSAGFADSIAVKTTRILAGSFKDFGAPNIRLIANLDEELLAALLVEAERYGVSLTKIGNDHIKLFQSEALDHGVLVPLYFLQRYIDVPVVSLAVSYAGADEHYALGAAIEKAANRAGGRVAVIASGDLSHRLTPGAPAGFNPRGIDFDAKIIEIIETGDFNELFELDPMLVEDAGECGLRSIYALAGCFNGRQVHTSIHSYEGPFGVGYLVASVLPGRPDPEREFMVLDFEEELSEPVRLAKLSLEQYIGLGQVVEPPDNTLRELLDRRAGAFVCIKIAGELRGCVGTILPTEENIAREIMANVVQAAQADPRFTPVGEAELPLLQYSVDILGAPEKIDSTSHLDPKLYGVIVRKGAKTGLLLPNIEGVDTVEHQLAIAKQKAGIPIHDRADLYRFKVTRYE; this is encoded by the coding sequence ATGCCTATTGTAATCGGTTGTTTGATGCCTCACCCGCCTATTATTATCCCCGAGATAGGCAGGGATAATATCGACCGCGTGTCGTCGACTATGCGGGCGATGGATACCATATGCGCGGCAGTCGCTAGGGCCAATCCTGAAACGCTCGTCTTCATATCGCCGCACAGCGCCGGCTTTGCCGACAGTATTGCGGTCAAAACGACCCGGATTCTTGCCGGATCGTTTAAAGATTTCGGAGCCCCCAATATCCGCCTGATAGCAAATCTCGACGAAGAACTGCTCGCCGCATTGTTGGTAGAGGCCGAGAGGTACGGAGTATCGCTAACCAAAATCGGGAATGACCACATCAAGCTGTTCCAGTCCGAAGCGCTCGACCACGGTGTCCTGGTGCCGCTTTATTTCCTTCAAAGATATATCGACGTCCCGGTGGTATCGCTCGCGGTCAGCTACGCGGGAGCGGACGAGCACTACGCGCTGGGCGCCGCTATCGAGAAAGCCGCTAACCGCGCCGGCGGAAGAGTCGCCGTCATCGCCAGCGGCGACCTCTCGCACCGGCTCACCCCGGGTGCGCCGGCCGGCTTTAACCCGCGCGGAATCGACTTCGACGCGAAGATAATCGAGATAATCGAGACCGGAGACTTCAACGAACTCTTCGAACTCGACCCGATGCTCGTCGAAGATGCCGGCGAATGCGGCCTACGTTCGATATACGCGCTCGCGGGATGCTTTAACGGGCGGCAAGTTCACACCAGTATCCATTCTTATGAGGGACCGTTCGGTGTAGGCTACCTGGTGGCATCGGTTCTCCCCGGTCGACCCGACCCGGAGCGCGAATTTATGGTACTCGATTTCGAAGAAGAGTTGAGCGAGCCTGTCAGGCTGGCTAAACTCAGCCTCGAGCAATATATCGGTCTTGGGCAAGTCGTCGAGCCGCCCGATAATACCCTCCGGGAATTGCTCGACAGGCGCGCCGGAGCCTTTGTCTGTATTAAAATCGCCGGCGAGCTGAGGGGCTGCGTCGGAACGATTCTGCCTACGGAAGAGAACATCGCCCGCGAAATAATGGCCAATGTCGTCCAGGCCGCCCAGGCCGACCCCCGCTTTACGCCGGTCGGCGAAGCGGAGTTGCCGCTCCTTCAATACTCGGTGGACATCCTGGGCGCGCCCGAAAAAATAGATTCGACTTCACACCTCGACCCCAAGCTTTACGGAGTAATCGTCAGAAAAGGCGCGAAGACCGGCTTGCTCTTGCCCAACATAGAGGGCGTCGATACGGTCGAGCATCAACTGGCTATCGCCAAGCAAAAAGCGGGCATCCCCATACATGACCGAGCCGACCTGTATAGATTCAAGGTGACCAGGTATGAATAG
- the miaA gene encoding tRNA (adenosine(37)-N6)-dimethylallyltransferase MiaA translates to MNSKLVVIAGPTASGKTAVSTALAKALDGEIVSADSMQVYRRLDIGTAKATAEEMAGVPHHLIDIIEPSEPFSVAAYRLLADAAVKDITARGKLPILAGGTGLYIRSVIDELEFPAGDLASEIRERLEDRAADTEPETLYRELLTKDPAAENIIHPKNKRRIIRALEVIERTGRPFSDFHKAWSDRVSHYDLAMFGLTIERALLHERINVRVDRMVADGLLEEARSLIDAGYEQFLTSQQAIGYKEVIRHIKGETSLGDAISTVKARTRQYAKRQMTWFRADPRITWVDMTEKSAGAAAEEILARLGGGFYLKG, encoded by the coding sequence ATGAATAGTAAACTGGTCGTAATCGCGGGTCCCACCGCGAGCGGCAAGACCGCCGTCTCGACGGCGCTCGCGAAAGCGCTCGACGGCGAAATCGTATCGGCCGACTCTATGCAGGTTTATCGGCGCCTGGACATCGGAACGGCAAAGGCGACCGCCGAAGAAATGGCCGGGGTGCCACACCATCTCATCGACATCATCGAGCCCAGTGAGCCTTTTAGCGTAGCCGCGTACCGGCTCCTCGCGGACGCCGCCGTAAAAGACATCACTGCGCGCGGCAAACTGCCTATCCTGGCCGGCGGCACCGGTTTGTATATCAGATCCGTCATAGACGAACTGGAATTCCCGGCGGGAGACCTCGCATCCGAGATAAGGGAGCGCCTGGAGGACCGCGCGGCCGACACAGAGCCCGAGACGCTCTACCGAGAGCTGCTCACTAAAGACCCGGCGGCCGAGAATATCATCCACCCCAAAAACAAGCGCCGCATCATCCGCGCACTCGAGGTAATCGAGCGAACCGGGCGGCCGTTTAGCGATTTTCATAAGGCTTGGTCAGACCGGGTCTCCCATTATGACCTGGCGATGTTTGGTTTAACAATAGAGCGGGCACTGCTTCATGAGCGCATTAACGTTCGTGTGGACCGCATGGTCGCGGATGGTTTGCTCGAAGAAGCCCGCTCACTAATCGACGCCGGTTACGAACAATTTTTGACATCACAGCAGGCCATAGGGTATAAAGAAGTTATTCGCCATATTAAGGGCGAGACCTCTTTAGGGGACGCGATTTCGACGGTAAAAGCAAGAACCAGGCAATACGCTAAACGCCAGATGACATGGTTCAGAGCCGACCCGCGCATAACGTGGGTCGACATGACGGAGAAATCCGCCGGCGCGGCTGCCGAAGAGATATTAGCCCGTCTCGGAGGCGGATTTTACTTGAAAGGGTAA
- a CDS encoding RecX family transcriptional regulator, whose product MGRQKTYTITSLAQQERRARRTSIFVDGSFWRALDTEIVAELGLREGQRLSDEELSKLGHALETKKALGRAFNLLSHRARSTKELSERLARAGFEAAVVAEVIEKLLSLDYLDDHDFTDSWLQNRIQTKLYGRHRIKHELKLKGIADDMIDERLAAHSSDDSEYARAFKSAQGKVGSYAGADAQKSRQRLGRFLMRRGYSSAIAYRVCRDIFAER is encoded by the coding sequence ATGGGGAGGCAAAAGACTTACACGATAACCTCATTGGCCCAACAGGAGCGACGGGCGCGGCGAACATCGATATTCGTAGATGGTAGTTTTTGGCGCGCGCTAGACACGGAAATCGTCGCCGAACTCGGGCTCCGTGAAGGGCAGCGCCTTTCAGATGAAGAATTGAGCAAGCTGGGCCACGCGCTCGAAACTAAAAAAGCGTTGGGGAGGGCGTTTAATCTGCTATCGCATCGCGCTCGCAGCACCAAAGAACTCTCGGAACGCCTCGCCCGCGCGGGCTTTGAGGCTGCCGTCGTCGCGGAGGTCATCGAGAAGCTACTGAGCCTCGATTATCTCGATGACCACGATTTCACAGACTCCTGGCTTCAAAACCGTATCCAAACTAAGCTATACGGCAGACACCGCATAAAACATGAGCTTAAACTAAAAGGAATTGCCGACGACATGATAGACGAGCGCTTGGCGGCGCACTCATCCGACGATAGTGAATATGCGAGGGCATTTAAGTCGGCGCAAGGAAAAGTAGGCTCCTATGCGGGCGCGGATGCCCAAAAGTCACGGCAGCGCCTGGGCCGATTTCTGATGCGAAGAGGCTATAGCTCGGCAATCGCTTATCGGGTCTGCAGAGACATTTTCGCCGAACGCTGA
- a CDS encoding diaminopimelate epimerase, whose product MLLNFAKYEGLGNDFIIIKNLDGSVTLTVEQIAALCDRNFGIGADGLIFARPSASADFFMDYYNSDGSLAEMCGNGIRCYAKYLVDEWLTDKSTLIIETRAGDKQVELVLDRGRAIGAKVDMGAPELEALKIPVRTEAERAIDERFSFGDTVIRATCVSMGNPHCVIFVDDVKEAPVQTLGPVIETSDYFPRKTNVEFAQVISRDEIALRVWERGSGETLACGTGACATLVAAALNDKTGRFAVIHLPGGDLSVTWNEDGRVLMEGPAKKVFTGTIDVK is encoded by the coding sequence ATGTTGCTGAATTTCGCCAAATATGAGGGTTTGGGAAACGACTTCATAATAATAAAAAACTTGGACGGCTCGGTTACTCTGACTGTCGAGCAAATAGCCGCGCTCTGCGACCGCAACTTCGGAATCGGTGCCGACGGCTTGATATTCGCCAGGCCTTCGGCGAGCGCCGATTTCTTTATGGATTACTACAACTCGGACGGCTCGCTCGCCGAGATGTGCGGCAACGGTATCCGGTGCTACGCTAAATACCTGGTAGACGAGTGGTTGACCGACAAGTCCACCCTTATTATCGAGACCAGGGCCGGAGACAAACAGGTCGAGCTGGTGCTGGACAGGGGACGAGCGATAGGGGCGAAGGTAGACATGGGCGCACCCGAACTCGAAGCGCTAAAGATACCGGTTCGCACCGAAGCCGAGCGAGCGATAGATGAGCGGTTTAGCTTCGGCGATACCGTTATTAGAGCGACCTGTGTTTCGATGGGCAACCCGCATTGCGTCATCTTCGTCGATGATGTAAAAGAAGCGCCTGTTCAAACGCTTGGGCCGGTTATAGAGACGAGTGACTACTTTCCGCGGAAGACCAACGTCGAATTCGCGCAAGTCATATCGAGAGACGAGATCGCGCTCCGTGTCTGGGAGCGGGGTAGCGGGGAGACACTCGCTTGCGGAACCGGCGCCTGCGCCACGCTGGTCGCCGCCGCGCTCAACGACAAGACCGGCCGTTTCGCCGTAATACACCTGCCCGGCGGAGACCTCTCCGTTACCTGGAATGAAGACGGTCGTGTACTGATGGAGGGGCCCGCCAAAAAAGTCTTCACGGGGACCATAGACGTGAAGTAG
- a CDS encoding stage V sporulation protein S: MEVLKVSSKSSPNSVAGALAGVVRERGAAEMQVIGAGALNQAVKAIAIARGFVAPGGLDLVCKPSFADITINGEERTAIKLLVEPK; this comes from the coding sequence ATGGAAGTACTAAAGGTTTCATCGAAATCGAGTCCCAACTCCGTGGCCGGAGCGCTAGCCGGGGTGGTAAGAGAGCGCGGAGCCGCTGAAATGCAGGTAATAGGCGCCGGCGCACTCAATCAAGCGGTAAAAGCTATAGCCATCGCGCGTGGATTCGTGGCGCCCGGCGGGCTCGACCTGGTATGCAAGCCGTCATTCGCGGACATTACGATCAATGGCGAAGAGCGAACCGCTATCAAGTTGCTTGTAGAGCCTAAGTAG
- the thpR gene encoding RNA 2',3'-cyclic phosphodiesterase has translation MPRIFIGLDLPGRLKSELFEVSEQLKATIEGARWVARDNIHLTLKFLGSVPEEQSAEIETALRAKAAGFERFSFECGALGAFPNQKRARVLWVGVERGGREFVELSTLVEDALAPLGFTRDDKPFTPHITLARLNPPKPVEQALKTVPEAPYRGRNIPVEGITIFQSHLKPAGVEYASRAFIPLEE, from the coding sequence ATGCCGCGCATCTTCATCGGCCTCGACCTGCCGGGTCGGCTAAAAAGCGAGCTTTTCGAAGTCTCCGAGCAACTCAAAGCAACCATCGAGGGTGCTCGATGGGTCGCCCGAGACAACATCCATCTAACTCTTAAATTCCTGGGCTCGGTACCCGAAGAACAGTCGGCCGAGATCGAAACCGCCCTGCGAGCCAAAGCCGCCGGCTTCGAACGTTTCTCCTTCGAGTGCGGGGCGCTCGGCGCTTTTCCGAATCAAAAGAGGGCCCGCGTCCTCTGGGTCGGCGTCGAGCGCGGCGGACGGGAGTTTGTCGAGCTTAGCACGCTCGTAGAAGATGCCCTTGCGCCCCTCGGTTTTACGCGCGACGATAAGCCGTTTACGCCCCATATAACTCTGGCGCGCCTCAACCCGCCCAAGCCTGTGGAGCAAGCCTTAAAAACGGTCCCGGAAGCCCCATATCGAGGGCGAAACATCCCGGTAGAGGGAATCACCATATTTCAAAGCCACTTGAAGCCCGCCGGCGTCGAATACGCCTCCCGTGCGTTCATCCCGCTCGAAGAATAG
- a CDS encoding ATP-binding protein yields the protein MAEKENDPLINFVANLTGNQYLKVEENLGQGFVRLNISEAERRQAKHDIQSMEDIVLEMLRNSRDAGASRIFIASTKEDNLIRKVTIIDDGDGIPAELHERVFEPRVTSKLENLITDRYGIHGRGMALFSIKQASDEFDLVFSSPGRGTVFRVQTSTGLLSERKDQSTYPTIKYRNGEPIIIKGPHNIIRTVLEFNLDHQHLEIYLGSPTEALATAHLMCLDENTRGTGAKSEDYKIWRCLKPIKAAGILSDIAERRLGLRVSIRNAQRIMSGRIVTLKPLLETLTAKQAEPEEPDRKIIDLMRTEPLAKRISQADLEHIAHKVSDELKIIGDKYFMEILPDPEVYAGRDCIRVTIKLQSKGNY from the coding sequence ATGGCAGAAAAAGAGAACGACCCCCTAATAAACTTCGTAGCCAACCTAACCGGAAACCAATACCTCAAAGTAGAGGAAAACCTCGGTCAGGGTTTCGTTCGCCTCAACATAAGCGAGGCCGAACGCCGCCAAGCTAAACACGATATCCAATCGATGGAAGACATCGTACTCGAGATGCTGAGAAATTCCCGCGACGCCGGCGCGTCCAGAATCTTCATTGCGTCGACCAAAGAGGACAACCTTATCCGCAAAGTGACGATAATCGACGACGGGGACGGCATCCCCGCCGAGCTTCACGAGAGAGTCTTCGAGCCGCGGGTAACATCCAAGCTCGAAAACCTCATTACCGACCGGTACGGAATCCACGGGCGCGGCATGGCGCTCTTCTCGATAAAACAAGCCTCTGACGAGTTCGACTTGGTTTTTTCATCCCCCGGAAGGGGTACTGTATTTAGAGTGCAGACCAGCACGGGTCTTCTAAGCGAGAGAAAAGACCAGTCGACTTATCCGACTATAAAGTATCGCAATGGCGAGCCGATAATCATCAAGGGACCGCATAACATCATACGAACGGTGCTCGAGTTCAACCTCGACCACCAGCACCTTGAAATATATCTCGGCTCACCGACAGAAGCGCTGGCGACAGCGCACCTGATGTGCCTCGACGAGAATACGCGCGGGACAGGCGCGAAATCCGAGGACTACAAGATCTGGCGGTGCTTGAAACCGATTAAAGCGGCCGGCATTCTATCGGATATCGCGGAACGCAGGCTCGGCCTAAGGGTCTCTATAAGAAACGCGCAGCGCATCATGAGCGGGCGAATCGTCACGCTCAAGCCGTTACTCGAGACACTCACAGCCAAGCAAGCAGAACCGGAAGAGCCCGACCGCAAGATCATAGACCTGATGAGGACGGAGCCTCTGGCAAAAAGGATATCACAGGCGGACCTTGAGCATATCGCGCACAAGGTTAGCGATGAACTTAAAATTATTGGCGACAAGTATTTTATGGAAATATTGCCCGATCCAGAGGTTTATGCGGGTAGGGATTGTATTAGGGTAACGATTAAGCTACAATCAAAAGGGAATTATTAA
- the miaB gene encoding tRNA (N6-isopentenyl adenosine(37)-C2)-methylthiotransferase MiaB, with translation MKKFHIATFGCQMNKHDSERMAGLLIERGYAPCGDPAEADVIVFNTCAVRKHAEDRFFGNLNNLKADKRANPNLIIAVGGCVAQAERERILEKSPHVDIVFGTHNMPNLGFMVEEAEQGRRAVCAVADEIEIMSTAVPSAREEAHHAWVPIIIGCDNFCSYCIVPRTRGRETSRTQEDIVDEVERLVSEGVIEITLLGQNVNSYGRDIYGESRFAQLLKRLNGVSGLLRIRFMTSHPKDLTDDIIYAIANSDKVCEHIHLPVQAGSDRLLSAMNRKYTKEGYLATISKIYEAIPGVGITTDIMVGFPGETEEDFSHTLDIVERARYDSAFTFIFSPREGTPAAKMKNEVPAGIKSERFDRLLASLNRISLENNSALLGRELEVFIEGVGKRDENILTGRTRTNKVVNFEGSADLVHTEAVIRITQAKTWSLRGELLEVAVKG, from the coding sequence ATGAAGAAATTCCACATAGCGACCTTTGGTTGCCAGATGAACAAGCATGATTCGGAGCGTATGGCCGGACTCCTCATAGAGCGCGGTTACGCGCCCTGCGGCGACCCCGCGGAAGCCGATGTCATCGTCTTCAACACCTGCGCTGTCCGCAAACACGCCGAAGACCGTTTTTTTGGAAACCTAAACAACCTGAAGGCCGATAAAAGAGCCAACCCGAACCTTATCATCGCGGTGGGCGGCTGTGTCGCGCAGGCCGAGCGCGAACGTATCCTTGAGAAATCGCCCCATGTCGACATCGTATTCGGCACCCACAATATGCCAAATCTGGGTTTTATGGTCGAGGAGGCGGAACAAGGCAGGCGCGCGGTCTGCGCGGTCGCCGATGAGATAGAGATAATGTCGACCGCCGTGCCGAGCGCGCGCGAAGAGGCGCACCATGCGTGGGTTCCCATCATTATCGGCTGCGATAACTTCTGCAGCTATTGCATAGTCCCGCGTACGCGCGGACGCGAGACGAGCCGAACGCAAGAGGACATAGTCGATGAGGTCGAGCGACTCGTCTCCGAAGGGGTCATCGAGATAACGCTTCTGGGCCAGAACGTCAATTCCTATGGGCGCGACATCTATGGCGAAAGCAGGTTCGCGCAGCTCTTGAAGAGGCTCAACGGCGTGTCGGGACTGCTCCGCATACGCTTTATGACATCGCACCCGAAGGACCTGACCGATGACATCATCTACGCCATCGCGAACAGTGATAAGGTCTGCGAACATATTCATCTGCCGGTTCAGGCGGGCTCGGACAGGCTTCTTAGCGCTATGAACAGAAAATACACAAAAGAAGGATATTTGGCGACGATTTCGAAGATATATGAAGCGATACCCGGAGTCGGCATCACAACCGACATTATGGTGGGATTTCCAGGTGAGACCGAGGAAGATTTTTCGCACACCCTGGATATAGTCGAAAGAGCGCGTTACGACTCCGCGTTTACCTTTATCTTCTCGCCGCGCGAAGGCACGCCGGCTGCGAAAATGAAGAACGAGGTCCCCGCCGGTATAAAATCGGAGCGATTCGACCGGCTTCTGGCCTCGCTCAACCGGATAAGCCTCGAGAACAACTCGGCGCTCCTTGGCCGAGAGCTGGAGGTCTTTATCGAAGGCGTCGGCAAGAGGGACGAGAACATACTGACCGGGAGAACCCGGACCAATAAAGTAGTCAATTTCGAAGGGTCCGCCGACTTAGTCCATACTGAGGCGGTTATCCGAATAACCCAAGCTAAAACGTGGTCTTTACGCGGTGAACTGCTCGAAGTAGCGGTTAAGGGTTAG
- a CDS encoding PHP domain-containing protein: MPVDLHIHTTASDGSFTPKEVVEIAAASNLRTIAVADHDTVAALEDARRYGAELGVGIIPAIELSSRYKGKDIHVLGYYVDDKNEKLLASLERLRAAREERAVRIIECLQGIGVDIDFSNVLEQAKNSSVGRPHIARAMVGSGYVSDFRTAFTQFLKRGAPCFLEKFVYPLQATIEIIHNAGGLAVFAHPGLAKLDEHIDEFIAFGLDGFEAYHVEHSEQDTKRYLRLAEKKGLLVTGGSDCHGPVSTHGQRLGRFLVPDEVVDSLSAAARR, from the coding sequence ATGCCGGTTGACCTACATATTCATACAACGGCTTCAGATGGAAGCTTCACGCCGAAAGAGGTCGTCGAAATCGCCGCCGCGTCGAACCTGCGGACGATCGCCGTCGCCGACCACGACACGGTAGCGGCGCTAGAGGATGCCCGGCGCTATGGAGCCGAACTCGGTGTGGGCATAATACCCGCCATCGAACTGAGTTCGCGCTATAAGGGCAAGGACATCCACGTCCTCGGATACTATGTCGATGACAAGAACGAAAAACTGTTAGCGTCGCTCGAGCGTCTTCGCGCCGCTAGAGAAGAACGCGCCGTGCGCATCATCGAATGTCTCCAAGGTATCGGCGTCGATATAGACTTCTCAAACGTCCTTGAGCAAGCGAAGAACTCTTCGGTCGGCAGACCTCATATCGCAAGGGCAATGGTCGGAAGCGGCTACGTAAGCGACTTCAGGACGGCTTTCACGCAATTTTTAAAGAGAGGGGCGCCTTGTTTCCTGGAGAAATTCGTCTATCCGCTGCAGGCGACGATAGAGATTATTCACAACGCCGGGGGCCTTGCCGTCTTCGCTCACCCCGGGCTGGCTAAACTTGACGAGCATATCGATGAATTCATCGCCTTTGGCCTCGACGGATTCGAGGCGTACCATGTTGAGCACTCCGAGCAAGACACCAAACGCTATTTAAGGCTCGCCGAGAAAAAAGGTTTGTTGGTGACCGGAGGGTCCGATTGCCATGGCCCGGTCTCGACGCATGGTCAGCGACTTGGCCGGTTTCTCGTCCCCGACGAGGTCGTCGATTCTCTCTCAGCGGCCGCTAGGCGCTGA
- the rny gene encoding ribonuclease Y, with protein MDQVLVYVLVGIIAAAAGVATGYAIRRISSEAKIASAEEAAKRILSEAEKEAEQRKKEALINAKDEIHAIRSENEREMRDRRNEIQRLEKRLTQKEESLDSRSNGLDRRERGLTDKEKEMAKIEGELSEIYEKEMRLLEQIAGLTAQEARQLLLKRVEDETRHETAMMVREIEAKAKDEADKKSRDIIALAIQRCAADHVAETTVSVVPLPSDEMKGRIIGREGRNIRTFENISGINLIIDDTPEAVILSSFDPVRREIARLTLERLIADGRIHPARIEQMYEKAREEVDAHIREVGEQATFDTDIHGLHHELIRVLGRLKYRTSYGQNVLQHSIEVAHLAGIMAAELGADVKLARRAGLLHDLGKAIDHEVEGPHAVIGAELAKRFNEQAQIVHAIGAHHGEIDPNTVEAVLVQAADAISGARPGARRETLESYIKRLEKLEAIAESHSGVEKCYAMQAGRELRIMVKPAGIDDAMADLMARDIAKQIEGELEYPGQIKVIVIREHRAVEYAK; from the coding sequence ATGGACCAAGTGCTAGTTTATGTTTTAGTAGGCATTATAGCCGCGGCAGCCGGCGTTGCGACAGGATACGCCATCCGTCGCATTTCGTCCGAAGCTAAAATCGCCTCCGCCGAAGAAGCCGCAAAGCGAATATTGTCTGAAGCAGAAAAGGAAGCTGAGCAGCGAAAAAAGGAAGCTTTGATCAATGCCAAGGATGAGATTCATGCAATCCGCTCAGAAAATGAGCGAGAGATGCGCGATCGGCGGAACGAGATCCAGCGATTAGAGAAGCGCCTCACTCAAAAAGAGGAGTCGCTCGATTCAAGGTCTAACGGGCTCGACAGAAGAGAACGCGGCTTGACCGACAAAGAAAAAGAGATGGCGAAAATCGAAGGTGAATTGTCCGAGATTTACGAGAAAGAGATGCGCCTTCTCGAGCAAATCGCGGGCTTGACCGCGCAGGAAGCACGCCAACTGCTCTTGAAGAGAGTGGAGGATGAGACGAGGCACGAAACAGCGATGATGGTCCGCGAAATCGAGGCTAAAGCCAAAGACGAGGCGGATAAGAAATCACGTGATATTATCGCGCTCGCCATCCAACGTTGCGCGGCGGATCACGTAGCCGAGACGACCGTCTCGGTTGTGCCCCTGCCGAGCGACGAGATGAAGGGGCGTATCATCGGGCGGGAAGGACGCAATATCCGCACGTTCGAGAATATCTCCGGAATCAACCTGATCATCGACGATACTCCCGAGGCGGTCATCCTGTCGAGCTTCGACCCGGTCAGGCGCGAAATCGCGAGGCTTACCCTGGAACGGCTTATCGCGGATGGACGGATTCATCCGGCGCGCATCGAGCAGATGTACGAGAAAGCGCGCGAAGAAGTCGACGCTCATATCCGCGAAGTCGGGGAGCAAGCGACATTCGACACCGATATTCACGGTCTCCACCACGAGCTTATCAGGGTCTTGGGCAGGCTCAAGTACAGGACGAGCTATGGTCAGAACGTCCTGCAGCACTCGATTGAGGTAGCGCATCTGGCCGGCATCATGGCGGCGGAGCTGGGCGCGGACGTAAAGCTTGCGAGAAGAGCGGGACTCCTTCATGACCTTGGCAAAGCCATCGACCATGAAGTCGAAGGACCGCACGCGGTAATCGGCGCCGAACTCGCGAAGCGCTTCAATGAGCAGGCGCAAATCGTCCATGCCATCGGGGCTCATCACGGTGAGATAGACCCGAATACCGTGGAAGCGGTGCTCGTTCAGGCCGCGGACGCGATTTCCGGCGCGCGACCCGGCGCACGCAGGGAGACTCTCGAGAGCTATATCAAGCGTCTTGAGAAACTCGAGGCAATCGCCGAATCACATAGCGGCGTCGAGAAGTGTTACGCCATGCAAGCCGGGCGTGAGCTGAGAATTATGGTAAAACCGGCGGGCATCGATGACGCGATGGCCGACTTGATGGCCAGAGACATCGCCAAACAAATCGAGGGTGAACTCGAATATCCGGGACAAATAAAGGTCATAGTCATCAGGGAACACCGCGCCGTAGAGTACGCGAAGTAG
- the recA gene encoding recombinase RecA, giving the protein MDRDKVIEITKEQIERKYGKGSLMRLGENPSRMDVAIIPTGTLALDIALGIGGVPRGRVIEIYGPESSGKTTLALHIVAEAQKTGGVAAFIDAEHALDPIYARNLGVNTEELLISQPDTGEQALEIADMLVRSGALDVVVIDSVAALVPRAEIEGEMGDSHVGLQARLMSQALRKLAGSINKSKTTAIFINQLREKIGVMFGSPETTPGGRALKFYASVRLDIRRIDSIKQGTDIMGNRVRVKVVKNKMAPPFRQAEFDIMFGEGISKAGSMLDLAVEHSIVQKSGSWYTYGEERLGQGREVAKQTLVDNNDLANEIETKVKEKVGLAEPPATSEEAAEAPTEE; this is encoded by the coding sequence ATGGATCGCGACAAAGTAATCGAGATAACCAAAGAACAGATAGAGAGAAAATACGGCAAAGGCTCGCTGATGAGGCTCGGCGAGAACCCGTCACGCATGGATGTCGCTATAATACCGACCGGTACGCTCGCGCTCGATATCGCGCTCGGCATCGGGGGCGTCCCGAGAGGCAGGGTAATCGAGATCTACGGCCCGGAATCGTCCGGTAAGACGACGCTGGCCCTCCATATCGTCGCCGAAGCGCAAAAAACCGGCGGAGTCGCCGCGTTTATAGATGCGGAGCATGCGCTCGACCCGATTTACGCGCGCAACCTCGGTGTAAATACCGAAGAGCTGCTCATATCGCAGCCGGACACCGGCGAGCAAGCCCTTGAGATAGCCGATATGCTGGTACGCTCGGGAGCGCTCGACGTTGTCGTCATCGACTCGGTCGCGGCACTCGTGCCGCGAGCCGAGATAGAAGGTGAGATGGGGGATTCGCACGTCGGCTTGCAGGCGCGCCTGATGAGCCAGGCGCTGCGCAAGCTCGCCGGTTCCATCAACAAATCCAAAACCACAGCCATCTTTATCAACCAGCTCAGAGAGAAGATCGGCGTGATGTTCGGCAGCCCTGAGACGACGCCGGGGGGGCGCGCACTCAAGTTCTACGCCTCGGTCCGGCTCGATATCAGAAGAATCGATTCGATAAAGCAGGGAACGGATATCATGGGCAACCGCGTCCGCGTAAAAGTCGTCAAGAACAAGATGGCACCGCCATTTCGGCAAGCAGAATTCGACATCATGTTCGGCGAAGGGATTTCCAAGGCCGGCAGCATGCTCGATTTAGCGGTTGAGCACAGCATCGTCCAGAAGAGCGGCTCGTGGTACACCTACGGCGAAGAGCGTCTCGGACAAGGCCGTGAGGTGGCGAAACAGACGCTCGTCGACAACAATGACCTGGCGAATGAGATAGAGACTAAAGTCAAAGAGAAAGTCGGCCTCGCGGAACCGCCGGCGACCTCCGAAGAGGCCGCTGAGGCGCCGACCGAAGAGTAG